The region GGATCTGCTGACCCGAGTTTATTATGCCCTGGAGGATACCAAAACTCCTGTGATGATCGGGATAATCAATATATTTTTATATATTGGGGGCAGCCTACTCTTCATCCCCTATTTTGAGCATGGGGGCATTGCCCTGGGAGCTTCCCTTGCGGCCATCTTCAGCATGATTTTTTTATGGGTGATACTGATAAAAAGGCAGAAATGGAAAATTCACAAATCCCTAGGCTTCCTTTTTATCCGGGGGGGCGTGGCTGCAGCTGGAATGGGAGGAGTTTTAGTTTATTTGAAATCTATTTGGTATCCATCGGTTCTTATTCTTGTTCCCAGTTATATTGTCATTGGAGCCGTATTGTATGTGTTATTTCTTTGGATCCTTAAAGAACCCATGTTATTCGAAATGCTTGGGAGGATTTTCAGGAGAAAATAAGAAAACAGGTCTAATTCAACTCACAAGATAAAAATAAAGAAGCCTCCAATTCTATATAGATGGATTAAAGATTTATTCGTCCGCTAGTCGAGTTCGTCAAGGATGTAATTCAGGTCCGCTTCAAGTCTAAAGAACGGAGCCCTCAAAAACATCTGAGTATATCAAAGGATGGAGTTAGTTTGAGGGCTGTGTTCCGTTTTTAACTAGCCAGTGATCACCTGCTGCTTTTTCATTTCATATTTTCTCTTTTCCACCTGATAAATAATCCGGACTAAAAGTAAACCAGAAATCACAAATAGAACGAAGAATAAGATGTCGTGCCAACCATACTTTAGGAATGGATGGGTTTTTAATATCGCTGAGATTTTTCCCAACATAAAAGTGGCAAACAAGAGGAGGGTATAGAAAATGAATAAACCCTTTCCTTTCTTTTTCATCTCAAATCACATCCCTATATGGGGTACCGGAGCTGAGAAATATCCAGCAATAATGGCAACGACCAGAACAGAAGTTAAAATCATCCCTATGGATAACACCAATTTTCTTTCGCTCAAATGAGGGGAAATTTTTCTGTCAATGAACGGGACCAAAAGCAGGGAAACCCCGATAATGACTGAAGACCAAACAAGTCCAGGTAAACCGAAGAAATTTTCTACCGTGTAAATCCATAGGAACCAACCTGGCGGTTTGGTGACTTCCAATCCCTCAACCGGTGAAAAACCTAAACCTGGGGGAAGGAGGACAGAAACGGCGATTAATAAACCCAGAATCACAAAGGCATACCCCGTTAGCTTTTTGGCATGTCCACCAAAAGTTTGTTTTTTGTTGGAAGCCAGTCTTTCGTGTTCCTTTGGAAGGGGGGATATCTTTAATTTATTGATCAAGTAGAGATGTCCTCCAATAAATACCAATAAGAGGGCAGGTAAAATGGCTACATGAAGCCCATAAATTCTCAGGAGCACTGGGATTCCTGGAGCAAATTCATCAGTAAACCAAAGGGCAAGAACCCCGATGAAATCTTTTAAAGCAGCTGCATGAAGCAATGCTTCATAAGCTTCCTGGTCCCATTTAATGATGGTTCCGGAGAAATACAACCCAAACATGATTCCAAACAGTATCACTCCGATGTACCAGTTGCCTTCCCTAGGTTTTTTAAAGGAACCAGAGATAAATACCCTGAGAAGATGCAGAGCCATGGATAAGATCACAAACTGTGCCGCCCAATAGTGGATACTTCTTATCAGATTATTAAATGAAGATTGATTAATCATCTGGTTTACACTTGCTGTAGCCTGATCAGGCAGGGGTGCATAAAATTGGGTCATCCACACCCCGCTGATAAAAAGATAAACAATTCCGATTAAGGTAATGCCGCCCAATGAATACCAGATGGTATTGGCATGGGAGGGAACCTCATAATTCATGTCCAGAAAACGGAGACGTTCATTTAATTTGATAACCCAGTTGCGTTGGGTGAATGGTTGTGCCATATTTACACCTCTCTTTAATGACTTCGTATAGAAAAACATCATTTACTCATTTTTACGCCTTAAGATGAATCCGCCAAGTAAAATACTAATTCCGGCAGCAGCAAGAAAACTGTATTCCTGAGATGTTCCCTTAAACTTTTTTTCAACGGGTTC is a window of Microaerobacter geothermalis DNA encoding:
- a CDS encoding cytochrome b N-terminal domain-containing protein; its protein translation is MAQPFTQRNWVIKLNERLRFLDMNYEVPSHANTIWYSLGGITLIGIVYLFISGVWMTQFYAPLPDQATASVNQMINQSSFNNLIRSIHYWAAQFVILSMALHLLRVFISGSFKKPREGNWYIGVILFGIMFGLYFSGTIIKWDQEAYEALLHAAALKDFIGVLALWFTDEFAPGIPVLLRIYGLHVAILPALLLVFIGGHLYLINKLKISPLPKEHERLASNKKQTFGGHAKKLTGYAFVILGLLIAVSVLLPPGLGFSPVEGLEVTKPPGWFLWIYTVENFFGLPGLVWSSVIIGVSLLLVPFIDRKISPHLSERKLVLSIGMILTSVLVVAIIAGYFSAPVPHIGM